In Cynocephalus volans isolate mCynVol1 chromosome 3, mCynVol1.pri, whole genome shotgun sequence, one DNA window encodes the following:
- the ZNF324 gene encoding zinc finger protein 324A, with protein MAASLIDPARGMMAFEDVAVYFSREEWGLLDTAQRALYRHVMLENFALVASLGLSTARPRVVIKLERGQEPWVAGGMDMTPTSNAHRRPSPGSRRLSKDKDVSGEAALSGAFPDSPLGTPISVLPTAGACHGAKSQEGQWGPSPSRERKPTGVSVIYWERLLLGSGSGEESVSLRLTSPIRAPEGSPSREKDFKDPPRKQPRALEQPKPYARAAPGRAFPSVPDLEAFGAGVERGMGAAWREPQRLAGGREPPTWDELGEALHAGPGLLPGEKSFECRACNKVFVKSSDLLKHLRTHTGERPYECAQCGKAFSQTSHLTQHQRIHSGETPYACPACGKAFRHSSSLVRHQRIHTAEKSFRCGECGKAFSHGSNLSQHRKIHAGGRPYACAQCGRRFCRNSHLIQHERTHTGEKPYACALCGAAFSQGSSLFKHQRVHTGEKPFSCAQCGRAFSHSSNLTQHQLLHTGERPFRCGDCGKAFAKGAVLLSHRRIHTGEKPFVCAQCGRAFRERPALFHHQRIHTGEKAARKPRAGLRAPARPPSEGAPVREAQPTPASSPAGVPKPVEA; from the exons ATGGCGGCGTCTCTGATCGACCCGGCGCGG GGCATGATGGCCTTTGAGGACGTGGCTGTGTACTTCTCCCGGGAGGAGTGGGGGCTTCTGGACACAGCCCAGAGGGCCCTGTACCGCcatgtgatgctggagaacttTGCACTTGTGGCCTCACTCG GACTCTCCACCGCCCGACCTCGTGTGGTCATCAAACTTGAGCGTGGCCAGGAGCCCTGGGTTGCCGGTGGGATGGACATGACCCCAACCAGCAATGCCCACAGGAGGCCCAGCCCTG GTTCCCGGCGTCTGTCAAAGGACAAGGATGTTTCTGGAGAAGCAGCATTGTCAGGGGCCTTCCCCGATAGCCCCCTAGGGACACCTATCAGTGTCCTCCCCACTGCGGGTGCCTGCCATGGTGCAAAAAGCCAGGAGGGACAGTGGGGCCCTTCCCCATCTCGGGAGAGAAAACCCACAGGAGTGTCGGTGATCTACTGGGAGAGGCTCCTGCTAGGCTCGGGCAGCGGCGAGGAAAGCGTCAGCCTGCGACTGACCTCCCCCATAAGGGCTCCCGAAGGCAGCCCATCCAGGGAGAAGGACTTCAAAGACCCCCCGCGGAAGCAGCCGAGAGCGCTCGAACAGCCGAAGCCATACGCACGGGCGGCCCCTGGGAGAGCCTTCCCTAGCGTCCCGGACCTCGAGGCCTTTGGTGCTGGGGTAGAACGTGGGATGGGTGCAGCTTGGCGCGAGCCTCAGAGACTCGCCGGCGGCCGGGAGCCCCCGACCTGGGATGAGCTGGGCGAGGCCCTCCACGCCGGACCCGGCCTCCTCCCCGGCGAGAAGTCCTTCGAATGCAGGGCGTGCAACAAGGTGTTCGTGAAGAGCTCCGACCTCCTCAAGCACCTGCGCACGCACACCGGCGAGCGGCCGTACGAGTGCGCCCAGTGCGGCAAGGCCTTCAGCCAGACGTCGCACCTGACGCAGCACCAGCGCATCCACAGCGGGGAGACGCCCTACGCCTGCCCGGCCTGCGGCAAAGCCTTCCGACACAGCTCCTCGCTGGTGCGGCACCAGCGCATCCACACGGCCGAGAAGTCCTTCCGCTGCGGCGAGTGTGGCAAGGCTTTCAGCCACGGCTCCAACCTCAGCCAGCACCGCAAGATCCACGCGGGCGGGCGGCCCTACGCCTGCGCGCAGTGTGGCCGCCGCTTCTGCCGCAACTCGCACCTGATCCAGCACGAACGCACGCACACTGGGGAGAAGCCGTACGCATGCGCGCTCTGCGGCGCCGCCTTCAGCCAGGGCTCGTCGCTCTTCAAGCACCAGCGAGTGCACACGGGCGAGAAGCCCTTCTCCTGCGCGCAGTGCGGCCGCGCCTTTAGCCACAGCTCCAACCTCACGCAGCACCAGCTTCTGCACACGGGCGAGCGGCCCTTCCGCTGCGGGGACTGCGGCAAGGCCTTCGCCAAGGGCGCCGTGCTGCTCAGCCACCGGCGCATCCACACTGGCGAGAAGCCCTTCGTGTGCGCACAGTGCGGCCGTGCCTTCCGCGAGCGCCCGGCCCTCTTCCACCACCAGAGGATCCACACAGGCGAGAAGGCCGCGCGGAAGCCCAGGGCAGGCCTGCGCGCCCCCGCCAGGCCTCCTTCGGAAGGTGCCCCGGTGAGGGAAGCCCAGCCCACTCCTGCCTCCAGCCCAGCTGGAGTCCCGAAGCCAGTCGAGGCTTGA
- the ZNF446 gene encoding zinc finger protein 446 has product MPSSFGPPCLPFMDPETTVEEPEAARLRFRGFCYQEVAGPREALARLRELCHQWLQPEAYSKEQILELLVLEQFLGALPPEIQAWVRGQRPGSPEEAATLVEGLHHDPGQLLGWITAHVLKPEMLSAAQKTEESSGSPYPSETVEPPGAAPGEGPQDARMEGSAQLSYSVKEEPNANGQEMAPSNPPLPVQPPEAHLGHQEPASTSSHLPRIQEEWGLLDLSQKELYWDAMLEKYGTVVSLGLPPPRPEVHAEAEPGTPSVGTEVLRSLRPGDESDSHCEGPPCPEAQLPQGPGPVTWEGPSRATASTLGTPIACPPPTAPGVGLEPGTPPRKPYTCEQCGRGFEWKSVFVIHHRTHMRAPELAVGVAEKSPQGPREPAAPRHLRRSLAGPRSYACEECGRSFSWKSQLVIHRKSHAGQRRHFCSDCGRGFDWKSQLVIHRKSHQPEAP; this is encoded by the exons ATGCCATCCTCTTTTGGTCCTCCATGCCTGCCCTTCATGGACCCCGAAACCACCGTCGAAGAGCCTGAAGCTGCACGCCTGCGTTTCCGGGGGTTCTGCTACCAGGAGGTGGCAGGTCCCCGAGAAGCCCTGGCCCGGCTGCGCGAGCTGTGCCACCAGTGGCTACAGCCTGAGGCATACTCCAAGGAGCAGATACTGGAGCTGCTAGTGCTGGAGCAGTTCCTGGGTGCACTGCCCCCTGAGATCCAGGCCTGGGTGCGAGGTCAGCGGCCAGGCAGCCCTGAGGAAGCCGCTACCCTGGTTGAGGGGCTGCACCATGATCCTGGTCAGCTGCTGGGCTGG ATCACAGCCCACGTCCTGAAGCCGGAGATGCTCTCTGCAGCCCAGAAGACAGAGGAGTCCTCTGGGAGCCCGTACCCCTCAGAGACAGTGGAGCCCCCTGGGGCAGCCCCTGGGGAGGGTCCACAGGATGCCAGGATGGAGGGGTCTGCCCAGCTCAGCTACAGTGTGAAGGAGGAGCCCAATGCCAATGGCCAGGAGATGG CACCCTCCAACCCACCACTTCCAGTCCAGCCCCCTGAGGCCCACCTTGGACATCAGGAACCAGCCTCCACATCCTCTCATCTACCCAGAATTCAG GAGGAATGGGGGCTGCTGGACCTGTCGCAGAAGGAGCTTTACTGGGATGCGATGCTGGAGAAGTACGGCACTGTGGTCTCGCTGG GCTTACCGCCCCCCAGGCCGGAGGTGCATGCAGAGGCAGAGCCTGGGACACCGAGCGTGGGGACCGAGGTCCTCAGAAGCCTCCGCCCAG GAGATGAGAGTGACAGCCACTGCGAGGGTCCTCCCTGCCCAGAAGCCCAGCTGCCCCAGGGTCCAGGACCTGTTACCTGGGAGGGCCCATCCAGGGCTACTGCATCCACCCTGGGGACACCCATTGCGTGTCCCCCGCCCACAGCCCCGGGGGTTGGGCTAGAGCCAGGTACCCCTCCAAGGAAGCCCTACACATGTGAGCAGTGTGGCCGTGGCTTCGAGTGGAAGTCAGTATTCGTCATCCATCATCGGACACACATGCGGGCCCCAGAGTTGGCCGTCGGGGTAGCAGAGAAGTCGCCGCAGGGTCCCCGGGAGCCGGCTGCTCCTCGCCACCTCAGGCGCTCACTTGCAGGCCCCCGGAGCTACGCGTGCGAGGAGTGTGGGCGCAGCTTCAGTTGGAAGTCGCAGCTGGTCATCCACCGCAAGAGCCATGCTGGGCAGCGGCGCCACTTCTGCAGTGACTGTGGCCGGGGCTTCGACTGGAAGTCTCAGCTGGTCATCCACAGGAAGAGCCACCAGCCAGAGGCTCCATGA